The Thermoanaerobaculia bacterium genome contains the following window.
CGCTTTCGCTCGACTCGCCGCCGCGATCCGAGCCGGACTTTCCCGCGTAGTCCGTCACGTACCAGCCCGAGCCCTTGAACTGGATCGCGGGCGCCGACATCAGTTTCTTCAATTTCCTTTCGCCGCAGTGGGGGCAGATCTTCAGCGGCTTCTCGCTGTAGTTCTGGATGACCTCGGTCTTCTTCCGGCAGTGCTCGCAGCGGTATTCGTAGAGGGGCATCGAACGATCAACCCTGTCCTTCCGCGGCGCCGCCTCCCGAGTGCGTGCGCCATTGGAGCTTCTTGACGGCGGGCTCGGGTTTCCGCCGGATGAGGTCGTGGCAGAAGAAGAGGAAAAGCAGGCGCGCGTTGGTCGCCGCGTCGCCCGGACCCTTGCGGCAGAGGTCGACGAACGCGGTCCTCCCGTCGACGAACGAGAGAAACGTCCGCTCGTCCTCCGAGAGGTCGGCCGACGGGATGGCGTCCGGAACCGGCTCGAGAATCGTCCAGGAGGGGCCGAGCTGTTTGACGAGGGCCTTCGGGTTGGCGACCTTCAGGACGCCCTCCCGGACCGCCCGATCGATCGGAAGATCCAACTGGATCTTCTCCTCGGCGCGGAAGCGGCCGACCTCGAAGGTCACCTCGCCGGAATCCCAGTCGAAGATCGACCAGAGGATCGCCGACACCTGGCTGAGAACGGCCGTGGCGATCACCGCGGGCGAGAGAACG
Protein-coding sequences here:
- a CDS encoding DUF4388 domain-containing protein; translated protein: MSSKFQYRGDLAATPLPKVLATIHRYRVPGVITARRSDVVKRVFLDAGKVVFATSSDMEDALGAFLVRRGLITTADLEESGRRIAFGAKRQGEVLIDMGVLSPAVIATAVLSQVSAILWSIFDWDSGEVTFEVGRFRAEEKIQLDLPIDRAVREGVLKVANPKALVKQLGPSWTILEPVPDAIPSADLSEDERTFLSFVDGRTAFVDLCRKGPGDAATNARLLFLFFCHDLIRRKPEPAVKKLQWRTHSGGGAAEGQG
- a CDS encoding zinc ribbon domain-containing protein; this encodes MPLYEYRCEHCRKKTEVIQNYSEKPLKICPHCGERKLKKLMSAPAIQFKGSGWYVTDYAGKSGSDRGGESSESASEKEDKAGKAAEKKSEKPAKPEKPARKGAKKD